In one Brevibacillus composti genomic region, the following are encoded:
- a CDS encoding cell division protein FtsA — protein sequence MSEHPHSAPEELIFALDIGTRSVVGLIVEPTGEQFRVIDCTIREHSERSMLDGQIHDVMAVSKVIGKIKEELEEKHGPLTKVAVAAAGRSLRTKRVRMDLPLSRHAAVTRDDVLTLEFSAVQEAQAQLAQELNEQDVTRYYCVGYSVVNYFLDGELIGNLIDQRGEIASVDVIATFLPRMVVDSLLAALHRCGLDMQALTLEPIAAINVLIPVTMRRLNIALVDIGAGTSDVALTEEGAITAYGMVPVAGDEITDALMNAFLLDFPMAEEVKRALTHAEKISFTDILGLEQTLSSEEVVKAILPEITNLAGKIAAKILELNGKPPQAVMLIGGGSLTPKLTERVAEALGLPASRVAVRGADAIRQFVGEHPLLDGPAFVTPVGIAVAARRHPVKYVTVTVNDAAIRIFDLRKMTVGDALIASGLDIRRLHGRPGMAITLTVNGRMRIIPGGHGTPPVIEKNGEACGLDTPISEGDRIVALAGADGEDAQAQVIDLMDKLDTLELTVNDEPVSLGPIALVNGMPHPLDAPLQDRSEVVIRLPRTVEEVLQEAGMLDAGASEGDEEFFRFVVNGRETVLPARMKIIQIGGKDAALSDFIRPGDRLVYREEPYHAPAIRDVIPPEEWVQESISVRFNGQPVTITLSALSITMNGRPADQDEQVENEAVITVKASPPTAPVFSDVFRYVDVSLERPETEGITRLVMLVNGEPASFHTELHAGDKLELYWE from the coding sequence TTGTCTGAGCACCCACATTCGGCCCCGGAAGAGCTGATTTTTGCTCTGGATATCGGGACGCGCAGCGTGGTAGGTTTGATCGTCGAGCCCACAGGAGAGCAGTTTCGCGTCATCGATTGCACGATCCGCGAACACAGCGAGCGCTCGATGCTGGACGGTCAAATTCACGATGTGATGGCCGTATCTAAAGTCATTGGAAAGATAAAAGAAGAACTGGAAGAAAAACACGGCCCGCTGACAAAGGTAGCCGTCGCTGCCGCGGGACGTTCGCTTCGGACAAAGCGCGTGCGCATGGACCTGCCGCTCTCCCGCCACGCGGCCGTGACCCGAGACGATGTGCTGACGCTGGAGTTTTCCGCCGTCCAGGAAGCCCAAGCGCAGCTGGCACAGGAACTGAATGAACAAGACGTGACCCGCTACTACTGCGTAGGGTACAGCGTGGTCAATTACTTCCTCGACGGCGAGCTGATCGGCAATCTGATCGACCAGCGCGGAGAGATCGCCAGTGTCGATGTGATCGCTACCTTTTTGCCGCGCATGGTCGTCGACTCCCTGCTCGCCGCACTCCATCGCTGCGGCCTGGATATGCAGGCCCTCACGCTGGAGCCGATCGCCGCGATCAACGTGCTGATTCCAGTCACCATGCGCCGGCTGAATATCGCGCTCGTCGACATCGGTGCGGGGACGTCTGACGTCGCGCTGACCGAGGAGGGGGCGATCACGGCTTACGGCATGGTCCCTGTCGCGGGCGACGAGATCACCGATGCCTTGATGAACGCCTTTTTGCTGGACTTCCCGATGGCGGAAGAGGTAAAGCGCGCGCTCACCCACGCCGAGAAGATCTCCTTCACCGATATCCTGGGATTGGAGCAAACCCTCTCCAGTGAAGAAGTCGTCAAGGCGATCCTGCCGGAGATCACCAATCTCGCCGGCAAGATCGCCGCGAAGATCCTGGAGCTGAACGGCAAGCCGCCGCAAGCGGTGATGCTGATCGGCGGCGGCAGCCTGACGCCCAAGCTGACCGAGCGCGTCGCCGAAGCGCTGGGACTGCCAGCCTCGCGGGTAGCGGTCAGAGGAGCGGACGCCATCCGCCAATTCGTCGGCGAGCATCCGCTGCTGGACGGCCCGGCCTTCGTCACGCCGGTGGGCATCGCCGTGGCTGCCCGCCGCCATCCGGTAAAATACGTCACCGTCACCGTAAATGATGCCGCGATCCGCATCTTCGACCTGCGCAAGATGACGGTGGGCGATGCGCTGATCGCGTCTGGCTTGGATATCCGCCGGCTGCACGGACGACCGGGGATGGCGATCACCCTGACGGTCAACGGCCGCATGAGGATCATCCCCGGCGGTCACGGCACCCCGCCGGTCATCGAGAAAAACGGAGAGGCGTGCGGGCTGGATACGCCGATCAGCGAAGGCGACCGGATCGTGGCTCTCGCCGGAGCAGACGGCGAGGATGCACAGGCCCAAGTGATCGACCTGATGGACAAGCTGGATACGCTGGAGCTGACCGTTAATGATGAGCCCGTCTCGCTCGGACCGATCGCGCTCGTCAACGGCATGCCCCATCCGCTGGACGCGCCGCTGCAAGACCGCAGCGAGGTCGTAATCCGGCTGCCGCGCACCGTCGAGGAAGTCCTGCAGGAAGCAGGCATGCTCGACGCCGGCGCTTCGGAGGGAGACGAGGAGTTCTTCCGCTTCGTGGTAAACGGCCGCGAAACCGTCCTGCCAGCCCGGATGAAGATCATCCAGATAGGCGGCAAAGACGCGGCGCTCAGCGATTTTATCCGTCCGGGAGACAGACTGGTGTACCGTGAGGAGCCCTACCACGCCCCTGCGATCCGGGACGTGATTCCTCCCGAGGAGTGGGTGCAGGAATCGATCTCGGTCCGCTTCAACGGTCAGCCGGTGACGATCACCCTCTCTGCGCTGAGCATTACCATGAATGGCCGCCCGGCCGACCAGGATGAGCAGGTGGAAAATGAGGCGGTCATCACCGTAAAAGCCTCGCCTCCGACGGCTCCCGTCTTCAGCGATGTGTTCCGCTATGTGGATGTCTCGCTGGAGCGGCCGGAGACAGAGGGCATCACCCGGTTGGTCATGCTGGTCAATGGCGAGCCCGCTTCCTTCCATACCGAGCTGCATGCGGGGGACAAGCTGGAACTGTACTGGGAATAA
- a CDS encoding bifunctional 3-deoxy-7-phosphoheptulonate synthase/chorismate mutase, with product MAHDPVETMRKQIDEINLEILALINKRASLVQELGKEKLKQGINRFDPEREREMLNLLVENNNGPFEDNTIRHLFKQIFQASLDLQKSDNKKVLLVSRKKQPEDTVLRVKGVEFGGGEPLLIAGPCSVESYEQVRAVAENHVKRGLRVIRGGAYKPRTSPYDFQGLGEEGLQILKRIGDEFNLVTISEIVTPADLEKATQYIDVIQIGARNMQNFELLKAAGRLNHPILLKRGLSATIEEFIYAAEYILSEGNTQVMLCERGIRTYEKATRNTLDISAVPLLKQETHLPVFVDVTHSTGRRDLLLPTAKAGLAVGADGIMLEVHPDPDVALSDAKQQVTIPHFNEIVDELLASGLYKEAKVLV from the coding sequence ATGGCACATGATCCAGTCGAAACCATGCGTAAACAGATAGACGAGATCAATTTGGAGATTCTCGCCTTAATCAACAAGCGTGCTTCCCTTGTCCAGGAGCTGGGCAAAGAAAAGCTGAAACAGGGCATCAACCGATTTGATCCCGAGCGCGAGCGCGAAATGCTCAACCTGTTGGTCGAAAACAACAACGGTCCTTTCGAGGACAATACCATTCGTCATCTCTTCAAACAGATATTCCAAGCGTCGCTTGATCTGCAAAAGAGTGACAACAAAAAGGTACTCCTGGTCAGCCGGAAAAAGCAGCCGGAAGATACTGTACTTAGAGTGAAAGGCGTAGAATTTGGCGGAGGCGAACCGCTCCTGATCGCCGGCCCTTGCTCGGTGGAGAGCTACGAACAGGTTCGCGCGGTAGCGGAAAACCACGTCAAACGCGGACTTCGCGTCATTCGCGGCGGCGCCTACAAGCCGCGCACCTCGCCGTACGACTTCCAAGGTCTCGGAGAAGAAGGCCTGCAGATCCTGAAGCGCATCGGTGACGAATTCAACCTCGTGACCATCAGCGAGATCGTGACGCCTGCCGACCTGGAAAAAGCTACCCAATACATCGATGTGATCCAAATCGGTGCCCGCAACATGCAAAACTTCGAGCTGTTGAAAGCGGCTGGACGTCTGAACCACCCCATCCTGCTGAAGCGCGGTCTGTCCGCCACGATTGAAGAGTTCATCTACGCAGCCGAATACATTTTGTCCGAGGGCAATACACAGGTGATGCTGTGTGAGCGCGGAATCCGCACCTATGAAAAAGCGACGAGAAACACGCTGGACATCTCGGCAGTGCCGCTCTTGAAGCAGGAGACGCATCTCCCTGTATTCGTGGACGTGACCCACTCCACGGGACGCCGCGATCTGCTTCTGCCGACCGCGAAGGCCGGTCTGGCCGTCGGCGCAGACGGCATCATGCTCGAAGTGCATCCGGACCCGGATGTGGCGCTCTCCGATGCCAAACAGCAGGTAACCATCCCGCATTTCAACGAGATTGTGGATGAACTGCTCGCATCGGGTCTCTATAAGGAAGCAAAGGTTTTGGTGTAA
- a CDS encoding metal-sensitive transcriptional regulator: MSEQDHCCSTDRSTPRADKIKANMIARLNRVEGQVRGIRGMVEKDVYCDDILNQIAAVQSALNAVGKMLLEGHMKSCVMERIQQGDNEVIDELLKTMNKLMK, encoded by the coding sequence ATGAGTGAGCAGGACCATTGCTGTTCGACGGATCGGTCTACCCCACGCGCAGATAAGATCAAGGCGAATATGATTGCCCGTTTGAATCGGGTCGAGGGGCAGGTGCGCGGTATTCGCGGAATGGTGGAAAAGGACGTCTACTGTGATGACATCCTGAACCAGATCGCCGCTGTTCAATCCGCGCTGAATGCAGTCGGCAAAATGCTTCTCGAAGGACACATGAAAAGCTGTGTCATGGAGCGGATTCAACAAGGGGACAACGAGGTTATTGACGAGCTGCTGAAGACGATGAACAAACTGATGAAATGA
- the ccpA gene encoding catabolite control protein A — MPVTIYDVAREAGVSMATVSRVVNGNPNVKPLTRKKVLSAIERLGYRPNAVARGLASKKTTTVGVIIPDVSSLFFSELARGIEDIATMYKYNIILCNSDQRLEKELQLINTLLEKQVDGLLFMGAEIKEDHLQALKSASVPTVLAATRDADNTLPSVTIDHFQAAYDATRELIDHGHKRIAMITGPMNDPLGGLIRYEGYKRALQDAGLPLDEALVAHGNFFYESGLKATAQFLTLTERPTAVFAANDEMAIGAIHAAQDAGLQVPRDLEVIGHDNIRLVEMVRPRLTSVVQPMYDIGAVAMRLLTKYMNNEQVDEHVVLLPHRIEHRESTRPRETADS; from the coding sequence ATGCCGGTAACAATCTATGATGTGGCGAGAGAAGCAGGAGTCTCGATGGCAACCGTTTCCCGGGTGGTAAATGGGAATCCGAACGTAAAGCCGCTGACCAGGAAAAAGGTACTGAGCGCGATTGAGCGTCTCGGGTATCGGCCCAATGCAGTCGCCCGCGGTCTAGCCAGCAAAAAGACAACGACGGTCGGTGTCATCATTCCGGATGTTTCCAGTCTGTTTTTTTCTGAATTGGCCCGCGGCATTGAAGACATCGCGACGATGTATAAATACAACATCATTCTCTGCAACTCGGACCAACGCCTGGAGAAAGAGCTGCAGCTGATCAACACGCTTTTGGAAAAACAGGTGGACGGGCTTTTGTTCATGGGCGCGGAGATCAAGGAAGACCATCTGCAAGCGCTGAAATCCGCCTCTGTTCCGACGGTACTGGCGGCCACGAGGGATGCCGACAATACGCTGCCTTCGGTGACGATCGACCATTTCCAGGCGGCTTATGATGCGACCCGGGAATTGATCGATCACGGGCATAAGCGGATCGCGATGATCACCGGGCCGATGAACGACCCGCTTGGCGGTTTGATCCGCTACGAAGGGTACAAGCGTGCCCTGCAGGACGCCGGTCTGCCGCTGGATGAGGCCTTGGTTGCGCACGGCAACTTTTTCTACGAGTCTGGCCTCAAGGCGACGGCCCAGTTTCTCACACTGACGGAACGGCCTACAGCGGTCTTCGCGGCCAACGATGAGATGGCCATCGGGGCGATCCACGCGGCGCAGGATGCCGGGCTGCAGGTTCCCCGCGATCTGGAGGTCATCGGCCATGACAACATTCGCCTGGTAGAGATGGTACGTCCGCGGCTCACCTCGGTGGTGCAGCCGATGTACGATATCGGGGCGGTGGCCATGCGCCTCTTGACCAAATATATGAACAACGAACAGGTGGATGAGCATGTCGTGCTGCTTCCGCATCGGATCGAGCATCGGGAGAGCACGCGTCCGCGCGAAACGGCTGACAGCTAA
- a CDS encoding 5'-methylthioadenosine/adenosylhomocysteine nucleosidase — MKIGIIGAMDEEIALYREKITDAVTVEKSGITYYQGKWEGKEIVLCKSGVGKVNAAVTTQLLIDQFQVDRVIFTGVAGAVHPELNIGDIVVSTDCIQHDIDVTPLGFAPGQIPFSEKSSWAADAALIELAVKAGRELDAGIQVTTGRILSGDQFVADKEKVQKLYELFKAHCIEMEGAAVGQVCDMNQTPFVVVRSMSDKADGSAHVNFAEFTQLASERSFHIVQQMLRDMTPAVIVYSTKNCIDCDMVKQWLTAKGIAFEVRDVMTSRAYQEEVERFGFMGVPVTVVKDKAVKGFQPAELEQLIAGLA; from the coding sequence ATGAAAATCGGAATCATCGGGGCAATGGATGAAGAAATTGCCCTGTATCGGGAAAAGATCACCGATGCGGTCACGGTGGAAAAATCTGGAATTACCTACTACCAAGGAAAATGGGAAGGAAAAGAGATCGTGCTGTGCAAGTCGGGGGTAGGGAAAGTGAATGCCGCCGTGACGACACAGCTGTTGATCGATCAGTTTCAAGTAGATCGCGTCATTTTTACCGGAGTCGCCGGTGCGGTCCATCCCGAGCTGAACATCGGAGATATCGTCGTGTCCACGGACTGCATCCAGCACGATATCGATGTGACGCCGCTTGGGTTTGCGCCCGGACAAATCCCGTTTTCGGAAAAGTCCAGTTGGGCAGCGGATGCGGCCCTGATCGAGCTGGCCGTCAAGGCGGGCCGGGAGCTGGATGCAGGGATTCAGGTGACGACCGGACGCATCCTGTCCGGCGACCAGTTCGTCGCGGATAAGGAAAAAGTGCAAAAGCTGTACGAACTGTTCAAGGCGCATTGCATCGAAATGGAAGGGGCGGCAGTCGGGCAGGTGTGCGACATGAACCAGACTCCCTTTGTCGTGGTTCGCTCCATGTCGGACAAGGCCGACGGCTCCGCCCACGTCAATTTCGCCGAGTTTACCCAGCTGGCGTCCGAACGATCCTTCCATATCGTCCAACAGATGCTGAGAGACATGACACCCGCTGTCATCGTCTACTCGACAAAGAACTGCATCGACTGCGATATGGTGAAGCAATGGCTGACCGCCAAAGGGATCGCTTTTGAAGTCCGCGATGTGATGACCAGCCGGGCCTACCAGGAAGAAGTGGAGCGCTTTGGCTTCATGGGCGTCCCGGTCACCGTGGTCAAGGACAAGGCGGTCAAAGGCTTCCAGCCGGCAGAACTGGAACAGCTGATCGCCGGGCTGGCCTAG
- a CDS encoding acetoin utilization protein AcuC, which translates to MSRNARLVYSPEYTRYYFHDEHPFNQRRLLLTHDLMSAYGLLQDSDILPPRMATDEELALVHDQRYIDFVREQGHSDIELPAAASYGLGTEDVPCFPRMHESAALIVGGTLQAVDAVMNGEADHAFNPAGGLHHAFRGRASGFCIYNDCSVAIAYLRKHWNARVLYIDTDAHHGDGVQWAFYDDPHVLTVSMHETGKYLFPGTGNLTERGDGSGYGYSVNIPLDAFTEDDSFLAVYQELIPKLIRGFKPDVILTQNGCDAHTYDPLTHLACSMKIYQAIPRLAHELAHQYCEGRWIAVGGGGYDIWRVVPRAWTLLWSEMRDQPLSDGPLPEKWLSRWQPLSQEKLPSTLFDPPFPPIPRRSEITEKNRITLERALMHAPIAE; encoded by the coding sequence TTGAGCCGGAACGCTCGTCTGGTCTACTCCCCGGAATACACCCGGTATTACTTTCACGATGAACATCCTTTCAATCAACGCCGCCTGCTGTTGACGCATGATCTGATGAGCGCTTACGGGCTGCTGCAGGACAGCGACATCCTGCCGCCGCGGATGGCGACAGACGAAGAGCTGGCCCTGGTTCACGACCAGCGCTATATCGATTTCGTGCGGGAACAGGGCCATAGCGACATAGAGCTCCCCGCTGCCGCCAGCTACGGACTGGGAACGGAGGACGTCCCCTGCTTTCCCCGTATGCATGAATCGGCTGCGCTCATCGTCGGCGGTACGTTGCAAGCGGTGGATGCGGTCATGAACGGCGAGGCAGACCACGCCTTCAATCCCGCAGGCGGGCTGCATCACGCTTTCCGCGGCCGCGCCTCCGGCTTTTGCATCTACAACGACTGCTCCGTCGCCATCGCCTATTTGCGCAAGCATTGGAATGCACGGGTGCTCTACATCGACACGGACGCTCACCACGGGGACGGCGTCCAGTGGGCCTTTTACGACGATCCCCACGTCTTGACTGTCTCCATGCACGAAACGGGAAAATACCTGTTTCCGGGCACGGGCAACTTGACGGAACGCGGAGATGGAAGCGGTTACGGCTACTCCGTCAATATTCCGCTGGATGCGTTTACCGAGGACGATTCGTTCCTGGCTGTCTACCAGGAGCTGATCCCCAAGCTGATTCGCGGCTTCAAGCCCGACGTCATCCTGACGCAAAACGGATGTGACGCCCACACCTACGATCCGCTGACGCATCTGGCCTGTTCGATGAAAATCTACCAGGCGATCCCGAGGCTTGCCCATGAGCTGGCCCATCAGTATTGCGAGGGGAGATGGATCGCTGTCGGGGGCGGCGGCTATGACATTTGGCGGGTCGTTCCCCGTGCGTGGACGCTGCTGTGGAGCGAAATGCGGGATCAGCCGCTGAGCGACGGTCCTCTGCCGGAGAAATGGCTGTCCCGCTGGCAGCCGCTGAGCCAGGAGAAGCTGCCGTCGACTTTGTTCGATCCGCCGTTTCCCCCCATTCCGCGGCGGTCTGAAATTACGGAAAAAAACCGCATCACGCTGGAGCGCGCGCTGATGCACGCCCCGATCGCCGAGTAG
- a CDS encoding CBS and ACT domain-containing protein, with protein MRVENIMRKRVVTVSPLTTIGEALQLLRGNRIRHLPVIEQERLVGIVSDRDLREALPSALLPRDDDQTVLNKPVSAIMKSQVLTAHPLDFIEDAAMQIYEHQVGSLPVVEGNRLVGIITESDLFNSLIELFGVNKPSSHIDVEVDDRVGMLAEVSQIFREAQINITSIVVFPGSQPGKKHLVFRVQTIDPRPVFQLLRDRGFTVGTPGEGGMHP; from the coding sequence ATGCGAGTCGAAAACATCATGCGCAAGCGAGTCGTCACGGTATCTCCCTTGACGACGATCGGTGAAGCCCTGCAATTGCTCAGGGGCAACCGAATCCGGCATCTGCCGGTCATCGAACAGGAGCGGCTGGTCGGCATCGTCTCTGACCGCGATCTGCGGGAGGCGCTGCCCTCGGCCTTGCTCCCCCGCGACGATGACCAGACGGTCTTGAACAAGCCCGTCTCCGCCATCATGAAGAGTCAGGTGCTCACTGCCCATCCGCTGGATTTCATCGAAGATGCGGCGATGCAGATCTATGAGCATCAAGTCGGCTCCCTCCCTGTCGTAGAAGGGAATCGGCTGGTCGGCATCATTACGGAATCCGACCTGTTCAACAGCCTGATTGAACTGTTTGGGGTCAACAAGCCAAGCTCCCATATCGATGTGGAAGTGGACGATCGCGTCGGCATGCTGGCAGAAGTCAGCCAGATCTTTCGCGAAGCCCAGATCAACATCACCAGCATCGTCGTCTTCCCGGGATCGCAGCCGGGGAAAAAGCATCTCGTCTTTCGCGTCCAGACGATTGATCCCCGCCCTGTTTTTCAATTGCTCCGTGACCGAGGCTTCACCGTTGGCACACCCGGTGAAGGGGGAATGCACCCTTGA
- a CDS encoding N-acetyltransferase, with translation MEHVKRYSSKRLTVNGTELLLEGPVPAERLAAMRFDEGLKAFRIPEEQQKALVEIASLPEGRIVLAREADLVLGYVTFLYPDPMERWSEAKLPDLLELGAIEVSQRIRAGGVAKALLEVSFSDDAMEDYIVITTEYYWHWDLKGTGLDVWQYRKVMEKVMGSVGMVWMATDDPEICSHPANCLMARIGKRVPPESIAAFDAMRFHNRYLF, from the coding sequence ATGGAACACGTCAAAAGATACAGCTCCAAGCGTCTGACGGTAAACGGCACCGAGCTGCTGCTGGAGGGTCCTGTTCCTGCCGAGCGTCTGGCGGCGATGCGATTTGATGAAGGCTTGAAGGCGTTCCGGATTCCCGAGGAGCAGCAGAAAGCGCTGGTCGAGATCGCCAGCCTGCCCGAGGGGCGAATCGTTCTCGCTCGCGAGGCGGATCTGGTATTGGGGTACGTCACCTTTCTCTATCCCGATCCGATGGAGCGCTGGTCGGAGGCGAAGCTGCCCGATTTGCTGGAGCTGGGCGCCATCGAAGTGAGTCAGCGGATACGGGCAGGCGGCGTTGCCAAAGCTCTTCTGGAGGTCTCCTTCAGCGATGATGCGATGGAAGATTACATCGTGATTACGACGGAGTACTACTGGCATTGGGATTTGAAAGGCACCGGGCTGGATGTCTGGCAATACCGCAAAGTGATGGAAAAAGTCATGGGCAGCGTGGGAATGGTCTGGATGGCTACCGACGATCCGGAGATCTGTTCTCACCCGGCAAACTGCCTGATGGCTCGGATCGGCAAGCGCGTGCCGCCGGAGTCTATCGCCGCTTTTGACGCCATGCGCTTTCATAATCGTTATCTCTTCTGA